Proteins from a single region of Kluyveromyces lactis strain NRRL Y-1140 chromosome C complete sequence:
- the SPE2 gene encoding adenosylmethionine decarboxylase SPE2 (similar to uniprot|P21182 Saccharomyces cerevisiae YOL052C SPE2 S-adenosylmethionine decarboxylase) — translation MVEETNAFEGPEKLLEIWFYPKKTEVPHAERSLRSIDHSKWKELLELVKCEILSTFSTDDMDCFLLSESSMFVFDHKLMLKTCGTTTTLLCLPKLFELINMELEWNFQFRDDLTGEIKNHPYKVFYSRRAFMFPENQRSIHRSWNDEVNYLNQFFITGKSYVVGRIDQNDHWNLYVTKTNDALCSGPDNAQEDDFTLEILMTDLSRSHAQRFVTDEPDHMDGHIIGTKMTNKTAINKIYDFDANKISFKQDSYGFQPCGYSCNMVLNQSYYYTIHVTPEQDWSYASFESNVLLNKIDTTSTQLDVINNVLNIFQPLDFCLTMFIKTESAECVDAKFPYNKVANYEKQDRIVHDLDDYQLIYIRYSKI, via the coding sequence ATGGTCGAAGAGACAAATGCCTTTGAGGGTCCAGAGAAGTTGTTGGAAATTTGGTTTTATCCCAAAAAGACCGAAGTGCCGCACGCTGAAAGATCTTTAAGAAGTATTGATCACAGCAAATGGAAAGAACTCTTGGAACTTGTGAAATGCGAAATTTTGTCCACTTTCAGTACCGATGATATGGACTGTTTTTTGCTCAGTGAATCTTCTATGTTTGTATTTGATCATAAATTAATGTTGAAGACTTGTGGTACAACTACCACTCTTCTATGTTTACCTAAACTTTTTGAACTAATCAATATGGAATTAGAGTGGAATTTCCAATTCCGTGATGACCTCACTGgagaaataaagaatcaTCCTTATAAAGTATTCTACTCCCGTAGAGCTTTTATGTTCCCAGAAAATCAACGGTCAATTCACCGAAGCTGGAATGATGAAGTCAATTATTTGAATCAGTTTTTCATCACAGGCAAATCCTACGTTGTAGgaagaattgatcaaaaCGACCATTGGAATTTGTATGTGACTAAGACCAATGATGCGTTATGCAGTGGACCAGATAACGCccaagaagatgatttcaCTCTGGAGATCTTGATGACCGATTTGAGCCGTTCTCATGCTCAGAGATTTGTTACTGATGAGCCAGATCATATGGACGGCCATATCATCGGTACCAAGATGACCAATAAGACAGCTATCAACAAGATCTATGATTTCGATGCAAACAAGATTAGCTTCAAACAAGATTCTTACGGGTTTCAGCCATGTGGTTATTCTTGTAACATGGTGTTAAACCAATCATATTACTACACTATTCATGTGACACCAGAACAGGACTGGTCATATGCCTCTTTCGAGAGTAACGTCttattgaacaaaattGACACCACCTCCACTCAATTGGATGTTATCAATAACGTCTTAAATATCTTCCAACCACTAGATTTTTGTTTGACTATGTTCATCAAGACAGAAAGTGCAGAATGTGTTGATGCAAAGTTCCCATATAACAAGGTAGCCAACTACGAAAAGCAGGACAGAATTGTCCACGATCTGGACGACTACCAATTGATTTATATTAGATATTCAAAGATATGA
- a CDS encoding glucose-6-phosphate 1-epimerase (highly similar to uniprot|Q03161 Saccharomyces cerevisiae YMR099C Hypothetical ORF) → MPIEETETEIILTHPNNSSTKARILKYGATVFSWELKGEEQLWLSTAAKLDGSKPVRGGIPLVFPVFGKNHDDEHLSKLPQHGLARNSVWEFLGQVKSNPPTIQLGLGPEFANEELTNLWPFEYSLVLSVELGDEYLKTEIEVLNTSTTQNLKFNWLFHTYLKIDDIEDTLVSNLSSTKLYDQLLKESYIDRQPVISVHEELDRIYQNVDEDRIIQVIDKGYPIHTLKRHNLPDTVVWNPWVEKSKGMADFEPKDGFKNMVCVEPGHVHDFVVLAPGENWVASQILYKDELKFQKV, encoded by the coding sequence ATGCCTATCGAGGaaactgaaactgaaaTCATCCTGACACATCCTaacaattcatcaacaaaagcAAGAATTCTAAAGTATGGTGCCACGGTATTTTCCTGGGAATTAAAAGGTGAAGAGCAATTATGGTTATCTACTGCTGCTAAGCTCGATGGTTCCAAACCGGTTCGTGGTGGTATTCCATTAgtttttccagtttttgGTAAGAACCATGATGATGAACATCTAAGTAAATTACCACAACACGGTTTAGCAAGAAATTCCGTATGGGAATTTTTGGGCCAAGTGAAGTCTAACCCTCCAACCATTCAGTTAGGCTTGGGACCTGAGTTTGCTAATGAAGAGCTAACCAACTTGTGGCCATTTGAATACTCTTTGGTGCTATCAGTAGAACTTGGTGATGAATACTtgaaaactgaaattgAGGTACTAAATACAAGCACTACGCAAAATTTGAAGTTCAATTGGTTATTCCATACTTACTTGAAAATTGATGACATTGAAGATACGTTGGTTTCTAATTTGAGCAGCACCAAATTGTACGATCAACTATTGAAGGAAAGCTATATTGACAGACAACCTGTGATTTCTGTGCATGAAGAATTAGATagaatttatcaaaatgtTGACGAAGACAGAATCATCCAAGTGATCGATAAGGGGTACCCAATCCATACCTTGAAAAGACACAACCTACCAGATACTGTCGTTTGGAATCCGTGGGTGGAAAAATCTAAAGGTATGGCAGATTTTGAACCAAAGGATGGGTTTAAAAATATGGTGTGTGTCGAACCAGGTCATGTTCATGATTTCGTGGTTTTGGCACCAGGCGAAAACTGGGTTGCCTCCCAGATTTTGTATaaagatgaattgaagTTCCAAAAGGTCTAA
- the SBA1 gene encoding Hsp90 cochaperone SBA1 (similar to uniprot|P28707 Saccharomyces cerevisiae YKL117W), which yields MSVHTPEVLWAQRSSESDDTKNNLFITINIPDCTNPKMELTENSLEFSALSKYHSKDGIKYHLHIDFYKPIDTENSEQRVANGRNYFLVLRKKDLGLEYWPRLTKEKLKYHYIKTDFDKWVDEDEQEENVAADNDLMSQFGQMGGAGFPGMEQGFNPQAFADAGINLDEALPEEDDEDDEEKAE from the coding sequence ATGTCAGTTCACACTCCAGAAGTTTTATGGGCTCAACGTTCAAGCGAATCCGATGATACCAAGAACAATTTGTTCATTACCATCAATATTCCAGACTGTACGAACCCTAAAATGGAATTAACCGAAaattctttggaattcAGTGCACTATCTAAGTATCACAGTAAAGATGGGATCAAATACCATTTGCACATTGACTTCTACAAGCCAATTGATACGGAAAACTCGGAGCAGAGGGTAGCTAACGGTAGAAACTACTTTTTGGTGTTAAGGAAGAAAGATTTAGGCCTTGAATACTGGCCCAGATTGACCAAGGAGAAGCTTAAGTATCATTACATTAAAACCGACTTTGATAAATGGGTtgacgaagatgaacaagaagagaatGTTGCTGCTGATAACGACTTGATGTCACAATTTGGCCAAATGGGGGGCGCTGGCTTCCCTGGAATGGAACAAGGTTTCAATCCACAAGCCTTCGCTGACGCCGGAATCAACCTGGATGAGGCattaccagaagaagatgatgaagatgacgaagaaaaagctgAATAG
- the GNT1 gene encoding glucose N-acetyltransferase (similar to uniprot|Q12096 Saccharomyces cerevisiae YOR320C GNT1 N- acetylglucosaminyltransferase capable of modification of N- linked glycans in the Golgi apparatus): protein MLKRKVRYLLLIVVVFTGIILSVEAIMRFQLNKNVDYYLKFFDKHKDNIENMYDPLNIKQIPYSTIDQLYTKRQSEAEPIDWDKFAYVNYITDFEYLCNTLIQFRKLNDSGSKAKLLALVTDTLVNKSKENKEVEALLNKIKSVSDRVAVTEVGSVIQPNDHTPWSKSLTKLAIFNLTDYERIIYMDNDAIIHDKMDELFFLPSYVKFAAPISYWFVTADDLRTVSTDTKKLFKTNKLDPIEKKLASRVKNSLEIYNHLPNLPQHFYSKSMNFIIDIDGFQKSDNKVNFATHLMVIKPDVTMANDIRDNILPRYLKAKEEYDTDLINEELYNFKELIYYQFKIFRKIQYLFKPSVLILPYTKYGLLTKSIDDKRQKDLLKNAILGYERKEKDDLIQDAKFIHFSDYPLSKPWFYSNADDIQCSKKYSISDENCQLWKSLYKEYLESRAICQVN from the coding sequence atgCTAAAGCGTAAGGTCAGATATTTGCTGCTGATTGTTGTAGTATTTACTGGTATTATACTGTCAGTTGAAGCAATCATGAGATTCCAGTTGAATAAGAACGTAGATTATTACCTCAAGTTCTTCGATAAACACAAAGATAACATTGAGAATATGTACGATCCTTTAAACATCAAACAGATACCTTACTCTACCATCGACCAATTATACACCAAGAGACAAAGCGAAGCTGAGCCTATTGATTGGGATAAGTTCGCATATGTGAATTACATTACAGATTTTGAATATCTCTGTAATACCTTGATACAATTCAGAAAGTTAAATGATAGCGGCAGCAAAGCAAAACTACTAGCACTAGTAACGGATACATTGGTGAATAAGTCGAAGGAAAATAAGGAAGTAGAGGCACTACTAAACAAGATTAAGTCTGTCTCTGATAGAGTTGCTGTAACAGAGGTAGGATCAGTAATTCAACCAAACGACCACACCCCATGGAGCAAAAGTCTTACCAAACTAGCCATTTTCAACTTAACAGATTATGAGAGAATTATTTATATGGATAATGACGCAATAATACATGATAAAATGGATGAGCTCTTTTTCTTGCCGTCGTATGTTAAGTTTGCTGCACCTATTTCGTATTGGTTCGTTACTGCGGATGACTTACGTACAGTATCTACAGACACCAAGAAGCTTTTCAAGACAAACAAATTGGATCCCATCGAGAAAAAGTTAGCAAGCAGAGTGAAAAACTCTTTGGAGATCTATAATCATTTACCCAATTTACCTCAACACTTCTACTCTAAATCGATGAACTTCATCATAGATATTGACGGATTCCAAAAATCGGATAACAAAGTAAATTTTGCGACGCATCTAATGGTCATTAAACCAGATGTAACGATGGCAAATGATATCAGAGATAATATTTTACCCAGGTATTTGAAAGCTAAGGAAGAGTATGATACTGACTTAATAAACGAGGAATTGtacaatttcaaagaattgatatACTACCAATTCAAGATCTTCAGAAAGATTCAATATTTATTTAAACCAAGTGTGTTGATCCTACCATACACAAAATATGGGCTATTAACGAAATCGATTGACGATAAAAGGCAGAAGGATCTCCTAAAAAATGCAATTTTAGGATATGAAAGAAAGGAGAAAGATGATCTCATCCAAGATGCaaaattcattcatttcagCGATTACCCATTGAGCAAACCATGGTTTTACTCAAATGCAGATGACATCCAGTGTTCCAAGAAATACAGCATAAGTGATGAAAATTGCCAACTTTGGAAATCCCTATACAAAGAATACTTGGAGTCGAGAGCCATATGCCAAGTCAATTAG
- the HSH49 gene encoding U2 snRNP complex subunit HSH49 (similar to uniprot|Q99181 Saccharomyces cerevisiae YOR319W) — protein sequence MSNTVYVGNLDSRVNKSLLYELFVQAGPISYIKFPKEKQDEDDSQHSKYAFIKFVNDDVDYVCKLFDNRVSLYGKPLKVRRSNKQPETTDFDVGAKLFVKNLDESIDVPQLSNIFKIFGKLLRKPEVFYLQNGTLRCAYVWFTTFKHSDEALQQLNETNLANKLIYIDYAYKDDMQKTAKHGDEIERLLDAERQKNYPKDNKP from the coding sequence ATGAGTAATACAGTGTATGTTGGAAACTTAGACAGCAGAGTCAACAAGTCATTGTTATATGAATTATTTGTACAGGCCGGACCTATTTCATATATCAAATTTCCGAAAGAGAAACAGGACGAGGATGATAGTCAACATTCGAAGTATGCATTTATCAAGTTTGTGAATGATGATGTCGATTATGTCTGTAAGCTGTTCGACAATAGAGTGAGTTTATATGGAAAACCGTTGAAAGTACGAAGATCCAACAAACAGCCGGAAACAACAGATTTTGATGTTGGTGCCAAGTTATTTGTGAAGAATTTAGATGAATCCATTGATGTACCCCAATTGAGtaatatattcaaaatatttggTAAATTACTTCGGAAACCTGAGGTATTCTATTTACAAAACGGAACTCTACGATGCGCGTATGTATGGTTTACTACCTTTAAACATTCGGACGAAGCTCTGCAGCAGCTTAACGAGACAAATTTGGCAAACAAACTGATATATATCGATTACGCTTACAAAGACGATATGCAAAAAACTGCAAAACACGGCGATGAGATTGAGCGATTGTTAGATGCAGAAAGGCAGAAAAACTATCCAAAGGACAATAAACCATAG
- the RKR1 gene encoding ubiquitin-protein ligase RKR1 (similar to uniprot|Q04781 Saccharomyces cerevisiae YMR247C Hypothetical ORF) → MSFNTNVFTDSSSTLGLGYNGVKVTLNYFDGLPILQNVQSTDLQLCFKSLLKRANTTKEKALNDLLSFIQDDDKLSIFQDDMFILSWCQIYAKLISSDSKTIRIQAHQFTATLIAKFGKRVSKFLKELIPMLLSGLFDVDTAVGRSCSDSLLNCFKDSNKVNSLWKLFTSEILNFIKQVIIVETAKSISDERYYTKEDISLRYNQLLIASIRTLTKLISVEELTTDQMETLHEILTDEEFWNNLSLKDTKNLKGYQSLLHLMIELRSRQLYRKNKEALKLASKKLLVSLSQCNAKTLISVSSVLPDILKTLLEMNKYKDGKFWSYEKKSKERLLTFLSLGPGISDPVYYSLAYQLSAESSILEHQEWLSIWIKYLDHENDRRVLGRNGYKSLIEAWKNCIKFSISSSDQDSIQQLHPNILRLITTKDLKEIPELVLELSPTRINYAFLYDLIIDLLPLGKGEKRKEVLLISNTCLILSSDITTMHMLSVEVMKSLEELENPDDLPSCYGFIFYDNLIKTNNLNLTKEINTFIDVLPTLVSEAFFKIPMDVMIDFSNSAFLANSTWEQYFDDFIMVLSQYETPKKAIPSFLARLNSEFLSKLMHSSQSYKDFTEDFVSTYQFDDDSIFKSKILNGSLLLRLYEASKKQGHVKAFKDYCTEIPETSEAYITLLSNSDFLSQSLIVDQKVTIPTTAHSDQTIANAVFKTVLDTISVECLITEDSIDEFVLQLQQESLLTRLFISLDLEVMFSRYINKIDTRTSVTSPLGLLPHILTAKGDASLVDYLKLIRLSQVVDKILTRFPDEVSTSHLLFLTRCYELTADYNCLSDEQITYFHENNIFSSCVNVSFEDLISSFTEDQSNEILTVLFDKNSSEVTSFYNCKIIYRICLNSVDYLSISQFDKIMDGFLRTARSLLSSKALLVPRTLYMYAIFAASFKFNTVSANLCVFRNYLLSELVGVRWLSASETQKCFVSMLFLSQMLDFNVDTFNSSPLDDRRLNMALVSVTTLMQSEVWYDNSSNDVRLVIIQFLVKLHNLREVLDASERLLDCSVQLLQDCLGFLELREFQYYDELRYYVFVLINCIQNPTAFSDEVDLATVIDVAFSNSDLETAVSTAYSKPLSVFLGALPYKEKSGIFDRLLNEYFNPQTALVIMNVLLPELKAIIKEHQQEMVIEYELLKATITPASATEPSPSLGLDFEIPPTLLQSLDESMPHDYLEYQDKKTFMKYLNYCHLLVFYFQDISYDLRQRYIQQLKGKDLINRLLDFLADQMTLSYTKYWDNIDIQNVLSYPYSSNRGKLDPVDECNMMMEFLMYHFFTIFGSLVGHWWNAIKSRTFKDTVSTFVTRYISPTLITNELDETDKGLNKFNKDELNLTVKVNRNNNEIKASYLIDEQKLVVAFKLPSNFPLQNVQVHGVSRVGITEQQWKSWIISTQRIISNMNGSVVDSLELLSKNVKLQFSGFEECAICYYVLHAIDRKLPTKVCPTCNNRFHGACLYKWFKSSGNNTCPLCRGEFNLRK, encoded by the coding sequence ATGTCATTTAACACTAACGTTTTTACTGActcttcatcaactttaGGATTAGGCTACAATGGTGTTAAAGTAACTTTGAACTATTTCGATGGTCTACCGATATTGCAAAACGTTCAATCTACTGACTTGCAATTGTGTTTCAAGTCATTACTAAAGCGAGCGAATACTACCAAGGAAAAGGCTTTGAATGATCTTTTATCCTTTATACAAGATGACGATAAACTCTCTATTTTCCAAGATGATATGTTCATACTATCATGGTGCCAAATTTATGCAAAGTTGATCTCGTCTGATTCGAAGACTATAAGAATCCAGGCACATCAATTCACTGCTACTTTGATAGCGAAGTTTGGGAAACGTGTGTCCAAGTTTCTGAAAGAGCTTATCCCAATGCTTTTGAGTGGACTCTTCGATGTAGATACGGCGGTTGGAAGATCATGTTCTGATAGTTTGCTCAACTGTTTCAAGGACTCTAATAAAGTTAACTCATTATGGAAACTATTCACCTCAGAGATTTTAAATTTTATTAAACAGGTTATTATAGTAGAAACTGCAAAGTCCATATCCGATGAAAGATATTACACAAAGGAAGACATTTCATTGAGATATAATCAATTATTAATTGCATCCATCCGCACTTTAACTAAACTTATTAGTGTCGAGGAACTTACCACTGATCAAATGGAGACTTTGCACGAAATACTCacagatgaagaattctGGAATAACCTAAGTTTAAAAGATACAAAAAATTTGAAGGGATACCAGTCTCTTTTACATCTAATGATTGAACTTCGGTCTAGACAACTATATCGAAAAAACAAGGAAGCTTTGAAACTTGCCTCCAAGAAATTACTCGTGTCGTTGTCACAATGTAACGCAAAAACTCTTATTTCAGTATCATCTGTTTTACCTGACATTTTGAAAACGTTGTTGGAGATGAACAAGTACAAAGATGGTAAATTCTGGTCttatgaaaagaaaagtaaaGAGCGATTACTTACATTCCTCTCATTGGGGCCTGGAATATCGGATCCAGTATATTACTCTTTGGCATATCAACTTTCTGCTGAATCGAGCATACTTGAACATCAAGAATGGCTCTCGATCTGGATCAAATATCTCGATCATGAAAATGATCGGCGGGTACTAGGTCGGAATGGATACAAGTCATTGATCGAGGCTTGGAAAAATTGCATCAAGTTTAGTATTTCATCATCGGACCAAGACAGCATTCAACAACTTCATCCTAACATCTTAAGGCTTATCACCACCAAAGACCTAAAGGAAATTCCTGAGCTTGTTTTAGAGTTATCACCTACACGCATCAACTATGCTTTTTTATACGATCTAATCATTGATCTACTTCCTTTGGGTAAAGgtgaaaaaagaaaggaagTCTTACTTATATCCAATACCTGTCTCATTTTGTCCAGTGATATCACAACTATGCATATGTTGAGCGTTGAAGTTATGAAATCTTTGGAGGAGTTGGAAAATCCTGACGATCTTCCTTCTTGTTATGGCTTCATTTTCTACGATAACTTGATCAAAACCAATAACTTGAACCTTACCAAAGAGATTAATACTTTTATCGACGTATTACCCACGTTAGTCTCTGAggctttcttcaaaattcCAATGGATGTGATGATAGATTTTTCAAACTCTGCATTCTTAGCGAATTCTACTTGGGAACAGTATTTTGACGATTTTATAATGGTTTTATCCCAATATGAAACACCAAAGAAGGCAATTCCTTCGTTTTTGGCTCGCTTGAATAGTGAATTTCTCTCAAAACTCATGCATTCAAGTCAATCCTACAAGGATTTCACCGAAGATTTTGTCTCCACTTATCagtttgatgatgattctattttcaaatcaaaaatacTAAACGGTTCTCTTCTACTCAGGTTATATGAAGCTTCTAAGAAGCAAGGTCATGTCAAGGCATTTAAAGATTATTGCACCGAAATTCCAGAAACAAGCGAAGCATATATAACTctattatcaaattcagatTTTCTATCACAGAGTCTAATTGTTGATCAAAAAGTTACAATACCAACTACAGCACATTCTGACCAAACAATTGCAAATGCTGTTTTTAAGACTGTTCTCGATACTATATCCGTTGAATGCTTGATAACGGAAGATAgcattgatgaatttgttcttcaactACAACAGGAGTCCTTACTTACCAGGCTTTTTATTAGTTTAGATTTGGAAGTCATGTTTTCCAGATACATCAATAAAATCGATACACGCACATCCGTCACTTCTCCCTTAGGCTTACTGCCACATATATTGACAGCTAAAGGAGACGCTTCATTAGTCgattatttgaaattgattaGACTGTCACAAGTTGTGGATAAGATCTTAACCCGGTTCCCAGATGAAGTCAGTACTTCgcatttgttgtttttaACGAGATGCTACGAATTAACTGCTGATTATAATTGTTTGAGCGATGAACAAATAACATATTTCCATGAAAACAACATATTCTCCTCCTGTGTGAATGTCTCTTTCGAAGATTTGATCTCTTCATTTACAGAAGACCAAAGCAATGAAATTCTCACTGTTCTCTTCGACAAGAACTCTTCGGAGGTCACATCCTTTTACAATTGCAAAATTATCTATAGAATTTGCCTCAACAGTGTTGACTATCTCTCTATCTCTCAGTTTGATAAAATTATGGATGGCTTCTTGCGAACTGCTAGAAGTTTGCTTTCTAGCAAGGCATTGCTTGTCCCACGTACTCTTTACATGTATGCGATTTTCGCTGCAAGCTTCAAGTTTAACACAGTAAGTGCCAATTTATGTGTCTTTAGAAATTACCTCCTTTCTGAATTAGTGGGCGTTAGATGGTTAAGTGCTTCAGAAACACAGAAGTGCTTCGTCTCCATGTTATTTTTATCACAAATGCTTGATTTCAACGTCGATACATTCAATTCCTCTCCTCTAGATGACAGGAGACTCAATATGGCATTAGTATCAGTAACAACCTTGATGCAAAGTGAAGTATGGTATGACAATTCCTCTAATGATGTGAGATTGGTCATCATACAGTTTCTTGTTAAGCTTCACAATTTACGAGAAGTTTTGGATGCTTCAGAGAGACTATTGGATTGTTCAGTTCAACTATTACAGGATTGCCTTGGATTTTTAGAGCTTCGGgaatttcaatattatgACGAACTACGGTACTATGTCTTCGTATTGATAAACTGCATTCAAAATCCAACAGCATTTTCAGATGAAGTCGATCTTGCAACTGTCATTGATGTGGCTTTTAGTAATTCAGATCTGGAAACAGCTGTCAGTACGGCATATTCTAAACCATTGTCAGTATTTTTGGGTGCCTTACCCTATAAAGAGAAGTCAGGAATATTCGATAGATTACTGAACGAATATTTCAACCCCCAAACAGCTCTTGTTATAATGAATGTTTTACTACCTGAATTGAAAGCAATTATAAAGGAAcatcaacaagaaatggTCATAGAGTATGAGTTGTTGAAAGCAACTATCACACCTGCATCTGCTACAGAACCAAGCCCATCTCTTGGGCtagattttgaaatacCTCCAACACTTCTTCAATCTCTGGACGAAAGTATGCCTCATGATTATTTGGAGTACCAAGATAAGAAAACGTTCATGAAATACTTGAACTACTGTCATTTATTGGTGTTTTACTTCCAGGATATATCGTATGATTTGAGGCAGAGATATATACAGCAGTTGAAGGGAAAGGACCTTATCAATCGTTTGCTTGACTTTTTAGCTGATCAAATGACACTCTCGTATACAAAATACTGGGATAACATAGACATTCAGAATGTTTTATCGTATCCGTACAGCTCGAACCGTGGAAAGCTAGATCCAGTTGATGAGTGTAATATGATGATGGAATTTCTCATGTACCACTTTTTTACCATCTTTGGTTCTCTTGTGGGACATTGGTGGAATGCTATCAAAAGTCGAACATTTAAGGACACTGTCTCTACTTTTGTCACTCGCTACATCTCTCCAACTTTGATTACAAACGAGCTTGACGAAACAGACAAAGgtttgaataaattcaataaagatGAATTGAACTTAACTGTCAAAGTCAATagaaataataatgaaatcaaagcTTCATATTTGATTGACGAACAAAAGCTTGTGGTAGCTTTCAAACTTCCTTCTAATTTCCCTTTGCAAAATGTTCAAGTACATGGTGTTTCCAGGGTTGGTATAACTGAGCAACAATGGAAATCGTGGATAATATCTACCCAGAGAATCATCAGTAACATGAATGGTAGTGTAGTGGATTCTTTGGAACTCTTGTCAAAGAACGTTAAGTTACAATTCAGCGGCTTTGAGGAATGTGCCATTTGCTACTATGTTTTGCATGCTATTGACAGAAAATTGCCTACGAAGGTTTGCCCAACATGTAATAATAGGTTCCATGGGGCATGTCTTTACAAGTGGTTCAAATCTTCAGGGAACAACACATGTCCCTTATGTCGTGGTGAATTCAATCTAAGAAAGTGA